The DNA window TAGTACAcagatatatttatatgtatatagcttaattttaaactttaaggTCTTATGGTCATGGAATTATTAAGAAGAAATGTTTATTTCTCTTTGATctgtatgttttagtatataatatttatatatatacaaaatgtcCATCAGTTTAGTAAATTGATTCATGTccatatttctttttctttattttgttgtttttaggTTAATTAATTTGTACTATATATGCTTCTAtactgagttttttttttttgaatgattaTAATCTTGGATCTTACTTTATATGATACCATGAATTTCATGCTAATCGATATGACTATATCTATATAGTGGAATAAAAACAGCATCATTAATTTATAGATTTCCTTAACATGGAACTTTAATTACTTTCTTCAGAAGGTCGTATAACATCGATTATTATATTACACTCATGTTCTTGAAtagtaatttttctatttattatatatggATTATATACAGCTGATGAGCATAAAATGATAattcttttatattatatcattATTATTCATTAGTTTGTACAAATTAGTTTCCGCCACCGCGTCCATATTATGATTTGAATTAGATTTAGAAAATTATGATTCTGATTCTGTGTTTTCTTGGATATataatcataaataattttcaaaagtaTACCAAAATTTAATTCTATATGTGTGTTTACttttatagcttctatttagTAATCCATTACTGTGATCAGAATAATAtagcaacataaaaataacaacatagtttatatatatatatatacgtagtttttattaattatttattttccttaTCATTTCCTAGGAGATTTGAATTTATATATGCTTCTTCTTAATGATGTACGGATATTGAAGTAgtttattatgaaaattaatgtgctatatatatgttttttattttgaatgcatacatttttttttcttctaaattcTTGCATTGtgcatatatacataataaatgTATGAAAGTAGTTTTCTTTTCTGACAATTCTCAtttcattatataaataattagaagttaattataattattgttttCATATGCTTAATAAAGATATGTTCAATTAATTATGTCATGCATTTATATGCTCAATTGATCATCTTGAGCTGGAAATCTgttataaagattaatcttttttaggaaaaaaaaagagtatgaAAATATTGCTTTCATATGTGatttaattttgagtttatTATATAGTTACCTACCTATTGTAAATCAATCATTATATATGTTGAAAATAAAAACCAAAAGATATTTTTGGCTTATTTGCTAGTTATAACATATAAGCGTGTTGTTATAGAATTTAGGTTTGATCGAATAATAATTACCAACTGTTGTTTTGTTTCTAGTCCATCAAACATAAATCATATATGATTCAGGTGGCTGTTTCATGAAGCTTCTCTGACAAGACTGGCTATATTCCTGTTACATGGAAtgtagaattaaaaaaaaaaaacagattccctaaagtaaattattattattattattgctgtctaatttcaaaattatttgtTGTTAGCATATAAAATCGTGCGTATTATAAATGTTAATATATGAATCAATACTATATGTATATGTACATTTAATTCTCATACAAACatcaatattatattaatacattattttaatgtatatGTACATTAATTATAATAGGCGATTTTAATTAGAGTGAAGTTATTccctctttaaaaaaaattggcgaagttaattagttattaattgGCTAGCTTTAGGTATATTATTGTCTTTTAATTTATACTGGAGttgaattaatattatatttatatacatacaaactggtaataataattaatgatatttttattaatgcAGGGTGTAAGTAGATTATTATTGGGTGAAATTTGAAAGAGCTAGAGATCAAGAGTAGTATGAATACATTTTCACATGTACCACCGGGTTTCAGATTCCATCCCACAGATGAGGAACTTGTGGATTATTACCTCAGAAAAAAGATTGCTTCTAAAAGAATAGATCTCGATGTTATCAAAGATGTTGATCTTTACAAGATTGAGCCATGGGATCTTCAaggtaattaatattaataatttcatCATCTATATATATGCTATATACGTACTTAATTATATTAACTTATGTGCATTGTGTGTATATAGAATTGTGCAAATTAGGAAGTGAAGAGCAAAATGAATGGTACTTTTTTAGCCACAAAGATAAGAAATACCCAACGGGAACAAGGACAAATAGAGCTACGAAGGCAGGGTTCTGGAAAGCAACAGGAAGAGACAAGGCCATATATGCGAGGCACAGCCTGATTGGGATGAGAAAGACTTTGGTGTTTTATAAAGGCCGAGCTCCTAATGGTCAGAAGTCTGACTGGATCATGCATGAGTATCGACTTGAGACCAACGAAAATGGAACTTCTCAGGCAACCCACTACTCAtctctttaattattatatattacatatatatagccTTTTCTTTTGAGTATTATTTGCAGTACTAtacataataattcaaaattttgtagaaatttaacTAGTTAATGGCCACACTACAACATATAGGGAGAAACACTAATGGCTTAACAATATAATGGAGGGTACTAATGGTTACTTTTAGATATTTTAAACAATCACAAGAGAATGTCACAATTCTTCAGGAGGTGATGATGAACACCAAATTTAGTTAGTTAGTTTGTATTATTGTTTTGGATAAATCATGTTGCAACTTGTAATAAGTGTatgattttattataattaaactaaattaattacaatttgTACTGATCATACCACTACTACTACGTACCCCATGCAGGAAGAAGGATGGGTTGTGTGTAGGGTTTTCAAGAAGAGAATGGCCACCGTGAGAAAAGCCGGCGACTACGATTCTCCACCGTGTTGGTACGATGATCAAGTTTCCTTCATGCCAACGGAGCTCGAATCGCCAATGAGATCAGTCTCTCATCACAATCATCATCATAATCATCAAGCATTCACATCATCATTCCACCAAAATCACTACCCTAATAACAATTGCAAACAAGAGTTGGAGCTTCATCAGTTCAACATGCCTAGGGCAACCTTAGTAGGAGATCCATTTTTCCAACTCCCTCAGCTAGAGAGCCCCAAGCTCCCCAGTACTAGCACTACTACTCATGCCGAAGATCATCAATCCTGTTTGATGATGATGAGTAATGGATCTGTGTTTAGCAACGAATTACAAGCTGTTGATCAACTCATGATGATGACTAATAATGCttctaataataacaataataatgggAGTAGTACTACGGATTGGAGGGTTCTTGATAAGCTTGTTGCTTCTCAACTCGGTCATCATGATGAAGATCAACAACTAACAACTGCTGCTGCTGCAGGTGCGGGTGCACCGGTCTTCCATGTGCCTCATCAACTGGTGATCAACAATTTGCTGGGCGGTGATGGTGATGATCATCTTGAACAACGACTACTGTAGTTGTTGGAGCTGATCAAAAGGTCAGAAATTATTCCACGCGACTCAGCCACGTACTACTTGCCACACTGATCTCTGTGGAAGATATAttaaacattattattattatatatatatataattcaaatACAGTAATTAGCTAGATATGATATattgatacatatatatatatattatatatatacttaacttagGAGTTTATTATAAgtaaagagaagaagaaaggaTGGTactattactatatatatatatatattgttttatgGCCTGTACATAATAAGATGGAATACCTCTCTACCTACGTACGAACATTGCATTATGAGCAATTCGACTTTTGGGGGCCTTTTTGTGAAATATTTGAGAGGACTAGTAAATCTAGAAACCAATATATTtgaatatatgtatttatatatatacataaatctTTAATAAATAATGTTGATActttttgtttctttcttttgGAGCTATCTGTTGCTGTTCAATATAAATACACGTAAccttaatatacatgtaaagaTTCATATCATGGTATGTTCTACATGGAGAGTATAtagcatttatatatatttttattataagttCATGTTTTGAATGGAAAATGTGACTTTGTTTCTTAAAGTACTTCAGCTACGTGTGTATTTAATCTTCCGAAATTGTACTTTAATTCCAATGAAACCCAATGCCTAGAACTATCATGAATGTTTGAAGTTTTGAAGTTTCATTTATTGCCGAATCGGTACAAATTAGTTTATTGTTTGGCAACCAATAATACTTATATTTGGATAAATTAACCGAGAGTGTGAATTCGAAAGGAGAGTTAATTGGTTCAATAATGTAATCCCACATATTACTAatcattaatcaaatttcatTTCTCATATGCACTAGTGTTCAATCCGCGGCTTCAAAAAAACATAGCTTATTACATtgcattatcattattattattatcattaattttaaaaaatatatattcttaatttttctgatttttgaaTGTAAACATGTGACTACAAATATATAATACGTGTATGTATGTGTAGAGGAAGTTAATTTATAGAGGgcggaagagagagagagtaaataaaagctagttatatatatatatatatgaatatatataaatatatattgcataagAAGCAGAACCAAACTATTTTTATACGTTCttaataactaaataaaattgtatagaTAAATAGACTATACAATGGTTTATAGCCAGTAGCTTTCGTTACTAGCTAGACGTGTTACTctaatattataaagttatagATCAAATTCTAACATCTGAAAAAACACTAACTTACTCTAGCTAGCTATAgcctatatatatagtatagatAAATTTGAGCTAAGATCAAACGTTCCTTGTTACAAATTTGGCCAAATGTATGTATCTATGACAAAATAGCTTCAAAGTTTGGACTTATTTTGCGAGCACATCCATGTTGTTATTTGACACAGTTTAAATTACCCAACATCATATAAATGAAATACTTTATATGAGTCCTATTAGTTAGCAGTTttcaatattaattattaaaattaaaatatatcggTTCCTATCAAAATTGTGTGTGTTGGACACATACTGATGCTCTAGCAATACACTCTAActtattcaaatatatatatttattcatatatatcattattaataattaatttaagtcCCAATTCTAAGAaatctttcatatatatatatatataacggttGATCtgtagtaaactaatataattttctGCTAGTTAATTAACTTctatatttgattaattaattaatttgtatatacaGCAGAGAGAGATaggtaaatataaatattaatcaaTATTCCTTTGGAGAAAAGGAAAGAATATATATAGCTATTTGATCGAAATAAACAACCAAAAGTTATATATTATTTCTGGAAAGCCTGCATAAACTTACCACACAGATCAAAAGAGGCACCCAAAGCCCAATTAATAACCTTGTTAATTGCTCATGTCATAACAGAACATGCATATATCTACATAGGCGCCTGCaagtgtatatataatatatgtattaattattttataaatatattataaattcagtcaatatatattaataacatGTATGTGCAAGAACAAAAGTTACAGGTGATTTATGTGTACATATGTACATATATGTGCAAGAACAATATTTATATGCATGGAACAGTTAACAGTACGTATGTATATTATTACTTTATATATACCTACCTTGACAAGAAGATTGACTATAGTAGTCTCCATGGGGACAGAGGGCCAGTTCTCACgagccatatatatatatatataatatatatatatatatatatataatcttgaGCACCTTCTAGTTCATGACTGTTCAGATTAATTTTGGGTGGAGGAATAAGCTGGAAGATGAGACGAGAAATAGTTATAATAATATTGGCTGTGGGGTTTGACCGCGTGATGAAGctcgaaaaataaaaagaattttaCAGAAGGAGTAGTAGCTTATAGCTTGGCCATGGTGTGTGGtagaaatgtatatatatatatgtaatttggGGGGAcataatatgtaaaataatgAGTATATAAATGGGACTAAGAGACAAGATAGAAGAGATATATGTACTAAGTTTGACCCAAGACATATAATATCGATTCTTATATATGTTTCATATACATAAACTACTTGAGTTGAAAGTCAAGcatgttgaaaataaatattcctTTTAAGCAATGGAATTTTGGGGTCGACACAATGATTGGGCGTGCTCTCATGGActcataatatataaatatatatatatttatacatacatatatacatatactctCGCACTTCTGgaaagagagagatagagactATACATACACTACTCACATGCCCCATGCATGCTCATTAATTAAGAAAGAAAAGGTAGAGAGAGCTTTCTGACCAATAATTTTGGCCTCCttcttacatatatatatatatatatatatatattaatacgtATTATACGTGAGTATTATCTTAGTTTCTattccagaattaataattattctagttaaatattttattatacatgTTAGTTTAGGtttatacttttgtagaaatagGCTTTTTGatcgatattattttaattaatagaagatatatatattaaaacattATTAATTGTAAAGTACATGAATAGTGATTACTCTAATTTAATGGGGATAGAGGCTGAATAAACGCGCGTTGAGTGTGTTAGGAAATGAAATAATATGCTAATCACTTTCCTACTATTGTCTTGCTGTCATTTTGTACTGTTAGTTTGTGattcaaaattttaacaaattggTAATGTTAGAAATTTGCTAGGATATTAATTCCATTCTCTATGATTCTACACAATCATTCATTTCCTCTGTATTTTTCGTAATATTCTTAAATCTTATAATTGGtctataaaatacaattttagcCATACCCATTTTTGAACTTTACAATTTTTGTGCTTGTCATATCCTTATTTTTTGATTTCAAGTTTGGTATCAGAGTCTTTCAAGACGTGCGTTCAAGCTTCCTTCGACAACAATGGTGACCAGCAATAGCAATCTGGCCAaagcactacaagaaatgtcacttttaccaacACATTTTTGTGTTGGCAAAAGTTGGTATTacgctggtaaaatagaatttacctaTGATTTGTTGGCAAAAGGaggttggcaaatcaatgttggtattagaatttttgccagcataaaatgaaaagcgctggcaaaaaagacttttcccagcgcgtaaatgtgctggtaaaagttagattttagccactgcaaatgtacactggtaaaactttgatctCTTTGCCAGCGCAGTTTGCAAAATGTGCTTACCAGCGCGGTAGCGAACTGtactggtaaaagtgacatttcttgtagtgaagcTAACTCACTTAGACTCTAGTCGTACTCGCCTCACAAGTATATAGGGAGTACCCTTACAAAACCATTTGCTCTTAAGCTTGAAAGAAACAATTACTCTCTATCGAAGAATGTACATACAACCATAGTTCGCGGTCATCATCTTGACAAATATCTGACTGGTGCCAAGACCAGACCAGATGAGTTCCCCCTGCTGATAATGTTAAAGGAGATCAAACTCCTATGATACAAGACCAGTTATTACTTGGCTGGTTATATGGTTCAATGACAAAGGGTATTGCTACAAAGGTAATGTGATGTGACTCTTTTGCAGCATTATGGCGTGCCTTCAAAACGTTGTCTAGATCTCATTCCAAAGCTAAGATGGATGAGTATCGAACAAAAATCCAAAACGAAAAGGAAGCATGAACATGACAGAGTATCTCAGACAAAAACACCAATGGGCAAATGTTCTGACCCTGGCTGGCGATCCATATCCCAAAAAACTTATTGTTTCTAATGTTCATTCAGGAATATTGGATATCGTATACTTACCTATTGTTCTTCAAGGTTGAAGCTCGTGGGGGTGGGGATCTATATTCTGGGAAGAATTACAAGATATTCTACTTAGCTTTGGCAGCAAGTTCAAAAGACTTAGTGCCATTTATGGAACCAACAAAACTACTGAAGCTCGAGCATTGCCCTCTACTAATCTTGCTGCAACATGTTCATTTGATTTTCAAGGAGGAAGAGGCGCAAATTATAACTCTCCCGAGGACGTGGTAACTTTGGAAATTATAAAAGTAGTACAAGATCTCATGGAAGAGGTCGTTGTTgctttatttttataatctatGCAAGTATACGTAATCTATTGTTGTtttaaactcacacaggtgaggttgATCCATAGAAAATTGTTATTGAGCACCACTAAATTAGATTTATGTTCTTATTTGGTAAGATCGATAAAAAGGTTGAATAATTGAATAACTGGAattgaaaataggaaaataacaatgaaaaaaaaagtgtaattaaCTATGGATGAAGGTTTAGGAATATGAATCTTGTTAGTTCACTTTTCTAATCGTTaatgttaattattaatttctctcTTTAGGCGATGACAAACTATCAAAATAATCTTAACTCTTCTCAGATTATTAAGGTCCTAAATCTTATACTATCTACTTACATTTTTGAAGTAAATTAACATATAACTTgcattaaatatagaatctaaaaatcacataaattgtgtaaatactcttattttacataaaaacttATGGTTGTCCTATTAAAGCATTGTTAATATTCACTTCTCAGATTTCATATTAAGATCATAAATCACATTAAAGATGACCAGTctaaaatatgtaattaaaataaaaagaacaaatCACACCATATACATTCATCATATCCCTAAACTGGAATTCTAGTTCATGTTCATATccataataaaactaaaatagaattaaacataaaagaaataaaaggagAAGAAAGAAACTGATGGTGGAATGAATCCGGGTTGCCACTTCACTCTCACTGCCATCCTTTACTGCTTTTAGGGTTTAAATTCTGAGCGTCCATGCTTCCTTACTCGAAGTCCATTTAAATAGAGTCAATTTAAACTTCAAATATCGCAAAAATACAAAGTTTCCCTCGAGTAGTATGGACATTCTCGCTGCAGCTATAAAATGTCTCGTCGCGATGAGGTCACCTCAAGAAAAACTTTGATCCTCTCTGCCCATATCTCGCCACGACCATGAATAAATCTGCTTAAGCCCGAGTTGGGTCTTTTATTCTCATCTGGCCACTCTCGCTGTGACGAGCATTGGCCTCACTGCGGCTAAACTGCGAAAATAAATTCCTGGTATTTTTGCGTGTTTTTCACCGCGACCACAAATAAATCCACTGCGGCCAGATGGATCTTCACCACGGCCATTGTacgatcccaaaaatatttttttttgacttttcaCGCTTTGCACAGTTTAAAAAAATGTCTAGTTCTACAAATTAAAagaacaaaaattataaaaactaaaaagtaagCAAAACAAATTGTAAATGTCTTAACATAAATAAAGGAATTAAAAACTTGAGTTGCCTCCTATGAGCATTGTCTTTATTGTCATATAGTCGGACGCtgaatttttttcttcaaaaaggtGCCAATATGATGGCGGAATTGGCTTGGTCAATTTGACCTCCCAATTAGAGCTTCAATCTTTGTCCATTGACTTTGAAAGTTTCCAGTATCTTGCCTTTCAGTTCTTCCGCTCCATAGGGGAATACTTTGACCACTATAAATGGTCCAGACCATCTCGACTTCAATTTGCCAAGAAAAAATTTCAACCTTGAGTTGAAAAGTAGAACTTGTTGTCCGGGTTTAAACtcttttctaaccaagtttCTGTCATGCCACCTCTTGGTCATTTCTTTGTAGATCTTTGCATTCTCATATGAGTTAACCATCAATCTAATTGAATTACAACTGTCagattttgacataatcctgggaatggattttctgtctaagtatgGGGCAACAATCGATCGTAAgcggaagatggtggtgtttgagcccgacACTACTAGCCCGACAGTGTTTGTGGGTAAAGTTTAGGGGACGTGCATACCTAGAATAACACTTTTAAAAGTTAAAGATCTGATGTGTAGAGCTTGTTTGGGATTCCTAGTCACTGCAGTGGATACCAGCCAACCTGTGTCATTTGGACATGAGAATACAAGATTAGTGTGTGAGTTCCTTGACGTCTTTCCTAAAGATCTATCGAGATTACCACCTTCCTGAGAGATTGAATTTGTGATTGAGTTAGTTGCGGGAGCAGAACCAGTATCAAAAGTACCGTATCGAATGGCTCCAGTAAAATTGAAAGAACTAAAGATCCAACTCTAGGAGTTACTTAACTTGGGGTTTATTAGACCGAGTTACTCTCCTTAGGGTGCTCTGGTACTATTCGTAAAGAAGAAAGACGGGTCactgcgaatgtgtattgattatcgagaGTTGAACCAACTCACTatcaagaacaagtatcctcTACCTCGAATTGACGACCTATTTGATCAATTGaaggggaagacagtcttttccaagatcgatcttcgctcaggtTACCATCAACTGAGAATttgagaggaagatatcccgaaaactgtgttccgtactcggtatggacattatgagttTCTAGTGATGTCCTTTTAACTCACCAATGCTCCAACGACATTTATGGACCTCATGAATCGGGTGTTAAAGGATTACCTAGACAGgtgtgtgatcgtgtttattgATGATATTTTAATCTATTCTAAGTTAGAAGAGGAACATGAATTACATCTTAGATTAGTATTGCAGAGGCTACGAGATCACAAGGTGTACGCTAAGTTtaaaaagtgtgagttttggTTATCACGTGTCTCTTTTctagggcacatagtggataagaatgggattatggttgatccgGCCAAGATCAAAGCTGTTTGGGATTGGCCAACACCAAAATCAGCTACAGAAgttagaagctttttgggtttagctgggtattattgtcggttcgttgagggtttttcaaagattaTCGTACCCCTAACAGAGCTAACCCGAAATAATTTGAAGTGTGTTTGAGCTGATCGGTGTGAAAAAAGTTTTCTGGAGTTAAagctgttaggctaaaattagtctaagtttcgggtcgtattttcggttagttttcactctttgtttctagttttagggctatattacgcttgattctttggtttcaggtcctcgggcatttaaagaaaatatgtacaATAATTGAGGaaaagtggtgaaagaatcgagaagaaaaaccaagattggtgtcgctgcctgttccagtcgcgacggggaatttgccagtcgcgacgggaactggcagagagaTTTCAAGAAGTCGAAGTTtaactcccgtcgcgacgggggctttggcagtcgcgacggggacccagtgacgggatttttgggcagtttcataatttcacgaattttaaagatgagaattggtttaaatagagagagttcgtgaaaattagggttcattcagaattggagccctagaaacaaaggaggaggctagaagagcgacttgtggcgacccggatcaattgcttcaactattTCTTTCtcctctctttaatttttctatgttcttttctatttcaatgttaattatggatttgattatggatgttttgaactaaactcctatttagggagaatgatgaatgttgtttaagttttttcctagttaatgaataattgccattcctccatcttgattgtgaacactattcatatttgtgtttaatttccatgtgcaagattgatcatcttttacatgttttatgatctcaattcgaaatctgaaaagtgagaattgagaatgctaaaattggatagtctaggttttgatgtgaaatgaaagtatttacatagcctttgtgacatttagattattgcttaatgctgatttcatgttagtttaattaagagattaattagagagcatgagatttagaacctagaagatttgaaaagagctaggttaatttataatctgtcattcacttcaagagaaggatagcaattagacattaacattggtaacttaacaataggattcgtctccctattatctcatcttgattaatattcacttgtttctttaagtttcttgaatttctttcttcctttttcaatcataaatacttttgatttgccaaatagaattataagtatagtttagtagtaattaatccaatttcctgtggttcgacctcacttgcgtgagtatactacttgattgcgtgcacttgcgtagtaattaataattttagcaACAAAAGCAGtgcttgattaccgctcttgtgttaactcttccttcagataaggaaaaatttgttgtttattgtgatgccttgAGACAGGGTCTGGGCTGTGTTCTTATACAAGCTGGAAAGGTAATAGTCTATGCTTCTTGACAGTTAAAGGAGTAGGAGTAGAGGTACTCTACTCACGACTTAGAACTCGCAGTAGTAGTATTTgtgctaaagatttggcgacattacttatatggtgagaaatgtgagatatacactgatcataaaagtctgaaatacttcttcacccagaaagacctaaacatgagacagaggcgttggctagaattggtgaaggattacgacagtgagattctttatcaccctgggaaggccaacgATGTagctgatgccctgagtagaaaaggCCAGAGTCAGATGAATACCGTGAAGCAAATTTCCAAGCAGTTAGCAGATGAAATGACACGAGCTAAGATTGAGTTCGTTGGGAGGCAGTTGTttaatattaccctgcaatctacTCTTCTAGAGCGAATCAAAGAAGTACAATTGCAAGATCCAGAGTTATTGAAATCCCAAGATAGGGTTTCAGCTGGAAAGACTAGTGACTTTACAGTGGATGACACAGAAATGCTATAGTTTATGAATcgtgtttgtgtgcctatgaATGATGACATTAAAAGAGAAATCTTAAATGAGTCTCATATGACTCCTTAGTCAATTCATCCGGGAACAACAaaaatgtaccaagatcttaaggtcatgttttggtggccaggcatgaagaatgatATTACTGAATATGTCGTATGGTGTTTAACTTGTCAGCAAGTTAAAGCTGAACACCAAAGGTCTGCAGGGTTACTACAGCCACTGAATATTTCGGAATAGAAATGGAAAGACATTGCCATGGACTTCGTGGTTGGATTTCCTAGGACCACGGGACAGTacgactctgtgtgggtcatagttaacaggtttacaaagtcagcgCACTTTTACCTTTTCAGAAGAATTtttccattgatcagtatgctgaactGTATGTTAGAGAAATAGTTCATCTTCACGGTGTCCCCAAATCCATTATTTCatgatagggatccgaagttcacatTAAGATTCTAGGAGAGTCTACATCGAGCCATGGGTACTCAATTAAAATTTAGCAcaacatttcatcctcagacggatggacagTCCGAGAAGACCATTCAGAtcttagaagacatgctacgggcatgtgttttagattttgaaggatgggtaaagtac is part of the Cannabis sativa cultivar Pink pepper isolate KNU-18-1 chromosome 5, ASM2916894v1, whole genome shotgun sequence genome and encodes:
- the LOC115715739 gene encoding NAC domain-containing protein 7, giving the protein MNTFSHVPPGFRFHPTDEELVDYYLRKKIASKRIDLDVIKDVDLYKIEPWDLQELCKLGSEEQNEWYFFSHKDKKYPTGTRTNRATKAGFWKATGRDKAIYARHSLIGMRKTLVFYKGRAPNGQKSDWIMHEYRLETNENGTSQEEGWVVCRVFKKRMATVRKAGDYDSPPCWYDDQVSFMPTELESPMRSVSHHNHHHNHQAFTSSFHQNHYPNNNCKQELELHQFNMPRATLVGDPFFQLPQLESPKLPSTSTTTHAEDHQSCLMMMSNGSVFSNELQAVDQLMMMTNNASNNNNNNGSSTTDWRVLDKLVASQLGHHDEDQQLTTAAAAGAGAPVFHVPHQLVINNLLGGDGDDHLEQRLL